CTGTTTTCCAGTCATACAGCGGGTAAATATACCAGGTGTGTCCACCAGGTGCTGCAGTCGTCCACGGCTTGTCATCGGCAAAACGCTGCTTTTGCGAGTTGGCAATGGCAACAAAGCGGTTATATGACTCATCGGCGCGGATGCCCACCATCATGGCAGCCGGTCGTTTCTGCGAAAACCAGTCAGCGAACTCACGAACAAATTGTTCAAAGGTCATGCCGGGTTGATAGAAGGAGAAATATTCAGGATCGGTTATGGCATCTGCGGGCGGCTGGCGAACCCATTGCGTACCCGGCTCCCAACACTGCCATTCGGGTTGAAATTGTGACAGTGAATTCTGCGTCGTCAGCGGTAATGCCACCCAATAGAAATTTTCGATGACATCGGAATAACTCTCGCGCAGCGCCTGGATATAATCGATAGTGCAGGAAAACTGCGCCTCCCAGTCGATAAACAAGACGTTTATTTTTTTCTGTAACTGGCGGGCAATGGCGGCGGTTAGATGTAACATCAGCCCCGAATCTTTACCTCCAGAGAAAGAAACGCAAATGCGTGGCAGAGCCTCAAGCGTCCAGGCGATACGATCCTGTGCGGCTTCGAGAACGTTTTGATTCAATGGTATTTTATAAACAGACATATCAAGACCATATCAGAGATTTTTATTGTTTGTATTAATAAGAGATGCACATTATTACGATATGCCAATTTATATAGTATGCAATATTTAAATATATATTTAATTTATATGTGTTGCCTTGTTACATTCTGAAAATGAATTAAATGTACTGATGAGAAGTTGCAATACGATTTACAGACTTTCTGAGGAGATTTGATTTATATATGCAGCGAATGCTTTGTTGTTAAGCGACGCCCTGTTATACATTAAAAATAGCTGGACGCTGGGTAGATTAAAGTCAACACTAATCTCTTTGAGATTAAGTGCAGTCGCATAGTGATCGTACATTAATTTAGGAATCAGGCCAATAATATCCGTGCTGGAAATAATATTAACGATTGATGTCAGAGAATCGCTACTAAATCCAATCTTACGATTAACAAAAAAAGTATTGGCTTGTGATTGACATTCTTTAATACCTTTCTCTTCGGTGAGTAAGAAGGTGAATTGCTCTTGCATAATTTGTTGCAGGGTGCTTGAGTCATTCATTCTGGGATGGTCTTTTCTGCAAATCAAAACACTCTCGATAGTCTTAAAAGGGATGCAAACGACGGAACGGTTATGGACCGGCATCATCGTAACCACCATGTCGGCCTTGCGGTAAGCCAGTATGTTTTCAGCAGTTTCTGCCGACATTAAGATATCGTGATGTTCCACTTCAATATCTGAATCTTGTACCAGAGCATGAATTAATGTCGTCACATTTACAGTGGTTGTAAGTTGTGGGCTGTAAATAATGAATTTATTTTTCAGCTGGGCACCATGCATGATGCTTATTGTTTGCTCCAGGTGATTAAGGTTTTGCTCAAGATGATGATGAAGATTAATACCCGTCACCGTGGGCGTAATACCTTTGCCGGAGCGAATAAATAAAGGGTCGTTAAACTGCGTACGCAGTCGTTGCAATGACTGACTTACAGCTGATGGCGTGATGTACAGCGTTTCTGCAGCCTTGCTGATGCTCAAATGTTGATATATGCATTCAAATATAATCAACAGGTTGAGATCGAACTTTTTGAGGTCATAGAGGTTAGCCATGCGTACCTTCCTGTGATGGTAATGTAGTGAAAAATTCAATTGTGGAATAGTTTAAATGGTAGTTATTCTTGAAATTTATGTTTGTGTGCTTAATGAATAATTAACTTTAGCTAAAATAGCACAAGTTGCGTAATTTTCAGCAGGAAAGTTAATTTAAATGAGTGATTGATATGAGAACGATAACAATCACTCATCTTGTTACTTTTGTTTATTTCCCATGATAATGTTTAATTTTTCTTTATCCGGTAAGCCTACTTCCTGTTGTAACGTATCGTCTTTACTCATGTAATAGATAGCCGGCGTTACGTTGGCCCCCAAATCATCCATCAACTTTTGGTTGATATTCAGTAACTTCATTTGCTCCGCAGGGACCGAAGCCGGGATTTCCAGCTTCATTTTCCCACCGGATGCCTCATAGTCATGCCAGGTTTTGGCCGGATCTTTGGTTGCCAGAATTGCAGCGGCGGTGGCCGGACTTTCAGGTTTAATTACGCCAACCAATAATGTACGCAACTGAACTTTACCGGATTCTACCCACGGACGCGCCTGCTGCCAGAACTGTTTACAATAGGGACAGAAGGGATCGGCAAACACGTACACAATAACCGGTGCCTCTTTTTTCCCGTCCAGAATCCACGACGCTTTTTCCATTCGCTGCCACATTTCACGTCCGGCAGGGGCATAGATCTCTTTTTCTATGAGCGCATTACTGAGGTTTTCGCCTTTTTCATTATACATGTAGCCGGAGATGGCATGTTTACCGTCAGGCGTGACATAGATAGTGACCCCCATGTCCTGGTATTTTCCCAGATAGCCTTTCATTCCACCCAGTGCATCGAAAGGCTTCAGGATGGTAATGCCCTGTTTCTCAATAGCTTTAACGGGAGCAGGTAGTTCTTCGGCATGCACCACGGCAGGGAGCAGGGTTAAAAGTAAGGTACGTTTAAACATTGATTTTCCTTATAAAATCAGCAGGAAAGGGGGCTTAATTGCAAAACCTATCGCAGCCATAGGTAAGATCGACGGTCCGTCGATTGCCCTTTCTTGAGTTGGGTGATGTAATCCCAATCGCTGTTACGACCTTTGTTAAGGTAATGTAGAGCGCAACACATAGCCAGCCCTGCTG
This window of the Citrobacter freundii ATCC 8090 = MTCC 1658 = NBRC 12681 genome carries:
- a CDS encoding phosphoadenosine phosphosulfate reductase, which gives rise to MSVYKIPLNQNVLEAAQDRIAWTLEALPRICVSFSGGKDSGLMLHLTAAIARQLQKKINVLFIDWEAQFSCTIDYIQALRESYSDVIENFYWVALPLTTQNSLSQFQPEWQCWEPGTQWVRQPPADAITDPEYFSFYQPGMTFEQFVREFADWFSQKRPAAMMVGIRADESYNRFVAIANSQKQRFADDKPWTTAAPGGHTWYIYPLYDWKTADIWTWFAKSKLPCNPLYNLMYQAGVPTRYMRICEPFGPEQRQGLWLYHVIEPERWAAMCARVSGVKSGGIYAGHDNHFYGHRKILKPEHLSWQEYAMLLLNSMPETTAEHYRNKIAVYLQWYKKKGMDNIPQTQEGDIGSKDIPSWRRICKVLLNNDYWCRALSFSPTKPKNYQRYNERMKTKRQEWGILCNTD
- the citR gene encoding DNA-binding transcriptional repressor CitR → MANLYDLKKFDLNLLIIFECIYQHLSISKAAETLYITPSAVSQSLQRLRTQFNDPLFIRSGKGITPTVTGINLHHHLEQNLNHLEQTISIMHGAQLKNKFIIYSPQLTTTVNVTTLIHALVQDSDIEVEHHDILMSAETAENILAYRKADMVVTMMPVHNRSVVCIPFKTIESVLICRKDHPRMNDSSTLQQIMQEQFTFLLTEEKGIKECQSQANTFFVNRKIGFSSDSLTSIVNIISSTDIIGLIPKLMYDHYATALNLKEISVDFNLPSVQLFLMYNRASLNNKAFAAYINQISSESL
- the dsbG gene encoding thiol:disulfide interchange protein DsbG; translated protein: MFKRTLLLTLLPAVVHAEELPAPVKAIEKQGITILKPFDALGGMKGYLGKYQDMGVTIYVTPDGKHAISGYMYNEKGENLSNALIEKEIYAPAGREMWQRMEKASWILDGKKEAPVIVYVFADPFCPYCKQFWQQARPWVESGKVQLRTLLVGVIKPESPATAAAILATKDPAKTWHDYEASGGKMKLEIPASVPAEQMKLLNINQKLMDDLGANVTPAIYYMSKDDTLQQEVGLPDKEKLNIIMGNKQK